The Nitrospira sp. genome contains a region encoding:
- the trpD gene encoding anthranilate phosphoribosyltransferase, translating to MIKDALAKLADRTDLTVQEAETVMLEIMDGVATSSQVAAYLMGLRQKEESVSEIVGSVNAMRSRATKIRVGSSVVVDTCGTGGDGANTFNISTAAAFVVAGAGITVAKHGNRSVSSRSGSADVLSVLGVKIDLEPERVADCIDEVGIGFLYAPLYHGAMKQCAGVRQEMGIRTILNVLGPLANPASATHQVLGVYDSKWTDILGRVLLELGSQHCFVIHGMDGLDEITLSDRTRVSEGKSGVVTSYFIAPEEFDLPRVSKKEFAGGTSEDNAHIIQDIVQGRKGPKRDMVCLNAAPAMVVGQKAKTLKEGFLLAQRTIDAGAAAEKLERLIAFTTKHG from the coding sequence ATGATTAAAGACGCACTCGCAAAGCTCGCCGACAGAACGGATCTTACCGTACAAGAGGCTGAAACCGTCATGCTCGAGATCATGGACGGAGTGGCGACCTCATCACAGGTGGCGGCCTATCTCATGGGACTCAGGCAGAAAGAAGAATCTGTTTCCGAGATCGTCGGTTCAGTCAACGCGATGCGATCCCGAGCCACGAAGATCAGAGTCGGCTCGTCGGTCGTGGTGGATACCTGCGGAACCGGTGGCGATGGGGCCAATACGTTCAACATTTCCACGGCTGCGGCATTTGTGGTGGCCGGCGCGGGCATCACGGTGGCGAAGCATGGTAATCGCTCGGTTTCGTCCAGATCCGGCAGCGCCGATGTGCTGAGTGTCCTCGGAGTCAAGATCGACTTGGAGCCGGAACGCGTTGCGGATTGCATCGACGAAGTCGGCATTGGGTTCTTATATGCACCGCTCTACCACGGCGCGATGAAACAATGTGCCGGGGTTCGGCAAGAGATGGGGATTCGGACTATTTTGAACGTGCTGGGCCCGTTGGCGAATCCGGCTAGTGCTACCCATCAAGTATTGGGAGTCTATGATTCGAAATGGACAGACATTCTTGGGCGGGTCTTGTTGGAGCTCGGGTCACAGCATTGTTTCGTCATTCATGGGATGGATGGTCTGGATGAAATCACCCTGTCGGATCGAACCAGAGTTTCAGAGGGGAAAAGTGGAGTGGTGACGAGTTATTTTATTGCCCCGGAGGAGTTCGATTTGCCGCGCGTCTCGAAAAAAGAGTTTGCAGGTGGCACGTCGGAGGACAATGCGCATATCATCCAGGACATTGTGCAGGGTCGGAAAGGCCCGAAACGAGACATGGTGTGTTTGAATGCCGCTCCGGCCATGGTGGTGGGACAAAAGGCAAAAACACTCAAGGAAGGGTTCCTTCTCGCCCAACGTACCATCGATGCAGGAGCTGCGGCCGAGAAACTGGAACGACTCATTGCGTTTACGACGAAGCACGGCTAA
- the trpC gene encoding indole-3-glycerol phosphate synthase TrpC — translation MILDRILEHKKAELRHKQSRSYLADLKAAIRDVPPTLGFAVRLDATKPLASPALIAEVKKASPSLGLLRPEFEEAFDYLGFARTYHEQGASAVSVLTDKDFFQGDLQYLKAIKRAIPIPALNKEFMVDDVQFYEARAHGADAILLIVAALERRQLMDFYALATELGMDSLFETHHERELDTVLEWIPTARMIGINNRDLKTFTTDLNVTFRLANRIPPDKLIISESGIHTRNDVVKLNEAGIHAMLIGESLIRAEHTSDKVRELLGIGPNSARSA, via the coding sequence ATGATCCTGGATCGTATCCTCGAACATAAGAAGGCGGAACTGAGGCATAAGCAGAGCCGTTCGTACCTGGCGGATCTCAAAGCGGCGATTCGAGACGTGCCACCGACGCTTGGCTTTGCCGTCAGGTTAGATGCAACCAAGCCTCTCGCTAGCCCCGCCTTGATTGCCGAGGTGAAGAAAGCCTCGCCAAGTCTAGGGCTTTTACGTCCTGAATTTGAAGAGGCGTTTGATTATCTCGGATTTGCTCGGACCTATCATGAACAAGGGGCATCAGCTGTTTCGGTGTTGACCGACAAGGATTTCTTCCAAGGAGATCTCCAATATCTGAAAGCCATTAAGCGTGCGATACCGATTCCTGCCCTCAATAAAGAGTTCATGGTCGACGATGTGCAGTTTTATGAAGCGCGTGCGCATGGTGCCGATGCGATCTTGCTCATCGTGGCTGCATTGGAACGGCGCCAGTTGATGGATTTTTATGCGTTAGCCACTGAACTTGGAATGGATAGCCTCTTCGAAACCCATCACGAGCGAGAGTTGGATACGGTCTTGGAGTGGATTCCTACCGCGAGAATGATTGGGATCAATAACCGTGATCTCAAGACCTTCACGACCGACCTCAACGTGACCTTTCGACTGGCAAACCGAATTCCTCCGGACAAGCTGATCATCAGTGAAAGTGGGATTCATACACGGAATGATGTGGTGAAGCTGAACGAGGCCGGTATTCATGCCATGTTGATCGGAGAGTCCCTCATTCGCGCTGAACACACATCCGATAAGGTCCGGGAGTTGCTTGGGATCGGACCGAACAGCGCACGGTCTGCCTAG